The genomic interval aagtgaagaaaatgaaatagagTGGATGGTTTTGAAAGTTCACctcttctttttaaatatgCAGGATACGAGCAAGAAATCTCCAATGGAGTTGATCAATGAAGTTCCTCCTATCAAGGTTGAAGGCAGGATTGTAGCTTGTGAAGGAGGTTGGTTTCtgattattattttccttaacACATTGTGAACAAGCTGATTAGTAGGTGAATTAGGTACTGGCACAATAAGCaacttaaaactaaatttgataaaaacaaGTAAATGGCTAAGATGTATAATACTAAATGATAGTCTtgaataaaagtaaaatcatGTATTTTGATATCCATGAAAGttagatttttcaaaatatcgTTTGCCGAGTGGTAGAAGTAAAACTGACTAAAGCCTAAGTAAAAGGTTATAGTCTACATAGGTTGCATGTACGTTTTCTGATGCTAACAAGAAGAAGTTTTGCTGGTCTCTCTTCTCCTGGTTGCAGACAGTAATCCTGCTTTAGGACACCCAATTGAATTCATATGCCTTGACTTGAAGGAGCCAGCTGTGTGCAAGTATTGTGGCCTGCGCTATGTTCAGGAGCATCATCACTAGAAGTGTAATGACGTTTTTATCAGGCTCTTGGGGTAATTGTTATCGTGCATTGCCCATGGCACGTTTTTTCAGTCAATGTATTGATAAAACTCTGCgtttttattttcacataATAAGTATTTAAAGAGTTCCCATTTATGAACGTATTTCCGAGACCCATATGGTCTAGTTTTCGATTTACGTAACCGGCTGGTTACTATTTCATATGTCCCAACTTTGGTTATTGTCTTCTACAAAGTTCAATTCTTCCTGCGAATCAATAATCTTTTGAGATTGAACGATTAGATACGAATGGCATCTCAAATTTTCATGAGGAAACCACATTATAAGCTCCCACCGTAATGTTACATTTGCCTCGTAAAGTTAGCAGCTTATGAATCTCTACCTAGCTGAATATGGTTTGACAGAAATTTTCATGTGAAGTGGAGGGTTCTTCCCCAATCTAAGAATGTGAATCATTTACTCAACACTTGTATATGATAATCAGGGCACTTATTCACCGTCCGAAGGTTGTTTTACGTTAGAATCCGGTTATGGCAGAGGACAACCATGGGATTTGTGGAAAcaaattgaacaaaaacacCTATAAATAACTTCACCTCGCAATGGATGTGCAGAGACCATCCCTACTCTCCCAATCCCAACCCCATTTCATGGGGGAAATAATGACAACATTACGCCCTATGCTCAAAAAATTGGGCCTTATAGATCAAGCTAAAACTAACAGTCACGGCCAATTTTTGCCAACTGATTAAAATTCTGCATgcaataaataatattaatcaaaCGCGATCTCCATCTGCAGCAGCCAGTTTTCTTCTCTGTTGATGTTCTGCGACCTTATAATCTACCACTTCACGAAAGAGGCTTGGATCCAGCACACAGTTCTCACTCCCATATACAGCTGCTTGAACACTAGCCATCAGTTTGGCTATTTCCCTTCCAGAAAATCCTTCAGTTTTAGCTGCAGCTTCTCTTAAGATATCATCTGTCAGTCCCTTGATCTCAATCATCTGAGTTTGctttttcaaaagattttgAAGCACTCCAGATTTTCTCAAGCCAGCCTGAGCTATGTACTTATCCAGATAGAGCTTTAGCAGTTTGAAGCGTTCCTCTTCCCCAGGCAAAGGGAATTCCAGTACTTCATCAATACGGTCAGCCACAGCTGAATCAAGATCACCGGGACGGTTTGTAGCAAGAGCAAGGACAATGTCCTTGGACTGGTCACCTGTGCGGAAAAGAAGAGCATTAAGTGCACTCCGTTGAGCTTCACTCATGTAGGTTTTGTTCCGTCTGCAAAGTTAGGCCAAAATCAGTATTCAAAGCTAACCTTCCAAATGAATCAATGAAGTTAGTAATGTTTCCACCCTCGGACAGTTACTTTTGTGTGCAATTATTgttgagaaaaaagaaatagaacaAATCATGAAGACTCTTTcatgaataagaaaaaagaaatagaacaAATCATTTGAAGGAGCAATTTTCCTTGATTAGACAagagatttattttttacccTACAAAAAGATACTGAGATGTTTATGCAAAATTAAGCTCCTTGAGATTACATGATCAATGGTGAAACTACCAATCAACAAGTTTGTGATACCTAACCAACAAgaggaaagctaagagatacTGGATgatcttgaaataaataatacaGGGAAATATCATGCCCAAAGGGAAAATCATTAACTTCTTCAAACTAAATGGTGTTTgccttcaaaaaaaaaaaaactacatggTGTCACTTACTCGCACAAAAATGCATCTGCTTCATCAATAAAAAGCAACAAGCCCTTCTTAGACTTCTTTGCCCAGTCAAATAACTGGTGTATCTTTGTAACTGCCTGTGGTCCCAGTGGAGCAACATCTCCACCCGTCATCAATGCATAATCTAATCcctgaaaattgaaaaaatatcagaaaatgaaaacaaatgaacaaaaaagCAACCGTTTTCGaacatttatcataaactatttcaatgTTGTACACAAACATATAAAATCTACAGCAGTCAAATATTGTTccagagaaagaaaaaaaaaacttctccTATTTAATTTCCTTACTTAATTCACTGtactttatataaattaagtttataaCAGATTGACATGTTTCCAAACTTGCAAAAGCATCCATACACTTGAATGTATACCCAAAATCTAACAGTCTGACTGAGCTGAATCAAGGTGCTCAAAGAatcaaatatgaatttttttaaagaaacattccttcaaaacaaagaaatcaaCTTTTGCAAAATAGAAGATACATAAGTAAAGCAATAAATGGCATTACGAAGGTGTAAGAGCTCATACAGATTTACGAGCCAATTCTCTTGCAGCCATTGTTTTCCCTGTCCCTGGAGGCCCATAAAAAAGCATGTTCCTAAATGGTGCTTGGTGGGCTTTTGTATTGGCAGTTGCACCAGCTAGCTGCTGAATTCGTTTTTGAAGAGTAGGGTGTAAAACCACATCACCAAACCCAATTCCATTTTTTGAAGAAGATAGTTTATCGCCACTGCGTGATAGAGAGCTCATAGCACGTGAAAAGATGCCAGACCAAGGGTACTTCCCTCTGGAAGATTCTCTAATAAGTGATGGCTGTCCCAGAATTCTATCCACATAGCCCCAAATCACCCTTGCACCTTCTCTGCATCAGAGGGGTGGCAATTGTGTAATCAATTACCCTCACATTGTGATCAATAATATAAAGTGATATTAAAGTGGCAAATTCTgataaaagaataatgatGCAGGGGTATTGAATTTAACTTCATCAAAAGTTTGAATATAGGTCCTTGGTTTCACTAAGTCTACATCTCTTTACCAGAAAATAAAAGGAGAATGGAAAATAATTCTCAAGGAAtctttatattaaaaatattccCCACATAGTTATCTATAAACTCTTTGGGCAAAAGAATTCTCAAGGAGCTTTACCCCTAAACTCCTTGTAGAGATTTTGTGTGagatttcttgaaaatatcCACAGCCTAAGAGAGAACTCCATAGAGAGGTTGCAATACTTGAGAACTTGGTTTCAGTagcatgaaattttttgaGAGACTTTCAGTTAGACCAGAAAAAGCTAATTCCAAAGGTAAAGCAACAGAACATTATCCCACCGCCAGTTACTTTTGTTACAATGCCAtgtaaaaaaccaaaagaaagtttttatGGGTATTGAGCAAAGCAAATAAAAACCACCTTAATTCAGAAACAAGAAATATTCAAGAAGAATAAGCAAATCTACATTGACACAAGAATATTTCAGGCAtttaatcatttcattagCTTCTTTGAGACAACTCACCAACACCTCAAACATATACATGGCAAAAAGACACGGATATGCAATCTTCAAGCAAAATCTATCATTTACCTGGTGGTGTAAATGCCAGCAGCAAGAGCTGTCAACCCTCCAACAGCCACAACCAGCTTGTTTTGATCTGTCAAAATGGCTCGCAAACCACCTAAAAAAGAGAGATGTTGTCACATTAAGCCACACCTTATTAAGCAGTAAATGATAAACAAATGGCACTTAAACAACATATCAAAGTCATCATTGAGCTCAAATTCTCTTTCTGGCCATCagaataaaacattaaaaatataccaCTGTACTTAGTACAGAAACAAAACCATAGAAGCAACAGAATTAATCAGTGCCATAATTTTCATCTACCAGGTAAGATTATATAGAAACTAGAGCAGACAGAAAAATAGCATCTACCTCCCTTCCCTCTGTAACCAATGTACAATATTTTTGAAGTTACAGCTacatttgaagaaaattttaaaaatgagaaTATGTCATTTTCAGAATCTAGCTGTTTAAAGCTTCCTACACTATTTGAGTGCATAATATTGAATCAATACCTCCAATATGGTCAAAAGTAGTATTTATTGCAGCAACCCACTTCTCTCTTTCTGCATTTGCACGATCTATGAGGATGCGCCTATTAACTTCTTCAGCAAGCTTTGCTTCATGGGCTCTCCCTTCTGCTTCTGCCATAGCTCTCACTCTGATTGTTTCACGTTCGATCTCAGCTTTCTCCCTCTCTGTTTGTCGCCGCTGTGCTTGAATCTGTTCTTCTGTAGCTCGCCGAGCCTGCTCCTGTCTAATTGCTGATTCTTCTTGCTGTTTTACAAGCTCTTGATTCCTTGCTCTTTGGTATTCATTTTCTGCCtacaataacataaaatatttacgTTCTTTCccatatatgtttatataagGTAACAACTTGGTGAATGCTGAACCACCAATAAATACATGCCTGCATCCTCTTCCTTGCCAATTCATCCTCATAACGAGCCATCTGTGACTTTGTTTGGGCTTGATGCTGAGTTAGCTTCTTCTGTTCATCATATATTACTCTTTGTCTCTCCTGCCAGCAGCAAGGTAGATAttcaaaaacaataataataagaaaaattatgtaaCCATAACAGACAGTTCCAGAGACAACAAAACATTTGGAAGAAagtttagaaaagaaaaaggtaaagTACACAAAATGCAGAATGTTGTGTGCTAATTCTAGAGCCTGGTATAGCTTACTATTGGAATGACCAAAGCCTATACCCCCCAAAatctatttaatttaataaattacatTGCTATCTGTAAATAAATAGGGAAAATATAAGGCTACAAATTTCAAAAGGACATGTTCCTGCAGAGACACGTTTACATAGCATGATAGGAGCTTCACatgaaaaagcttaaaattcatttgaataaccaaaatttcaCCAAGGATATATGGAGAAGCTCAGAGAAGCTCAAGTAGAAAATCAAGTTCAGGCCTAGCAAAATTGACTTAATCACAAATAACAACACAATATACTACCAAAAAGCTCCACAGCCCAATGAAACTACGGGAATTAAAAACTAGTTGTATCTTACCGGAACCTAAAACTCCTACTAACTAGAGGCATTTCATACGCAATAAGTCAAAGGTGAATAAAAATAGGAAGAGTTGCCCGGTTGGAACTCAAATTTAAAAGGATACAACAAAACTAAGAAAATCACCCCGAAAAAATCCAATCAAGCAGATTAACCTTGATGTTATTCAGGAACAACACTtgcaaattcaaaattaacctTTAAACGACCaaccattaattaattaaccaaGGTACTAACATCAGGAGAATTTCAGAAGGGATCTCACAGTTTCAGCTTGGGCTTGCATTGCCTTAAATTCTGCAGCTTTTTCAGCCAACTCAGCCTGCCTTGtctcttcttgcttcttcATAAGTTCAAAAGACTACACCAGCAACAAGCCATTAGCATCAAATTCTCTAGCACTTTAACAAAACGAATAACTAAAATTGCAGAAGATATATAATTACATAAATCAATGCTCCTCATAAACTCGGAAAAAGAAATTCCACAACAATCGACTCAGCaactaaacattaaaaaagcAAAACATTTGCATAAACTTTTGATAAATCCCAAAATCCCTTCAAAACCCttctaaaaactaaaaaacgAAATAAACCCACTTTCAAAAACGCCACAAAAAACCCAAACCAAACCTCTAGAAAAACCatttagaaaaaaaggaaatttgcTAGCTAAATCTGAAACCTTTTTGGCATTAGGGGAGCTGCTGATTTCCCTCAAGGCCTTAGCCCCTCTCTCCAAAGCCTCAGGATCAAACCCAGCAGACGACGTCCTTGGATTATCATTCCTAACCCTAACACTCCCAGAAGCCTCCTTATCAGCCGTAGACGCCGGTGAAACAGACGGCTGTGACTGCAATTGCCCAGAAGAAGACTGAGGAGAACCtgaagaaggagaaggagaagaaaataaagggAAATTAAAGGGTCCATCGGCAAAAGCAATGTTGTTATTGGTTTGGgataaaagagaagaagaagcagaGGCTGCTGCCAAAGCTGAGATTAGCCCCATTGCATATGTTTTTGCCATTTctattttgaacaaaaaaaaattgttagattggtttttaagggttttttttcttcGAACAAGAaagattttgtttatttattggCTTGAAGAGCAAGAAATTTGAGATAAGTTCTCTCtttccattaaaaaaaaaaaacaaaagaaaagttttgTGGAAAGTGAGAACGAGAGAGgccaaaacagaaaagaaTAGAAGGTTCAGGGTTTTGGTAGGGTTTGTGCTTAGACTGAAATGGCGGTTTTTGACGGCTGGGTTTTACTTTCTTTCTATAAGTTGAACCGGATTCCGGTTGAACCCGGTATAGAACACTCCCAACCTGTAATTCGAGTTCGTTAGgcaaatatattcattttattgCCATCAACGGTAACTAATGCCAAATGATCTTATTAATAAGTTGTTAATatgtttagattttttttcaaatagtAAATGATATGTAGttaaatgaatttgaattatTGTATAATCATGTCACAATCATTCAATTCCGTATAactaaagaattttttttaagtataatcTTCGGTGGTGCATCTAATTCgaaaataattcatcattctttttaattaattgtgttAATAAAATCATCAGTATTAACATAATGTACCCAAATTAGTTTACTTAAAATTGTCTATattcataaattaattgatgaatagtatttaaatgggttaatattttaaaagaataaaacaaaaaagaaagctaCTTATTTCATATGATaccaaaattttgaccttAATTGGACAATTGACATAAACGATCATGGAAGTTCTTCCCTAAACAGATTAGGTTAAAGTTGAAGATCCTTACATgattattttacttatatgttttttttcctAATTATGATACTTTAtaataaagatttttttttaatttctatagGGTAATTTGACATTTCAATATTCCACTTAATTATAGGTGAACGGACACCATACTCAAATGGTTGAATGCATAtctcttttcttaaaaaaataacaattttatttaatattaaatagtgttttataattttatttaaattttaatataatttaaatatcttaCAAATTAATGGAATTTGAGATATGGTATCTCAAAAAAACAAGCATCTATCCATTTACAACTCTAATcacaaaatgtaaaatttataaaactaATAAGGAAGTAATtcaaagaataattttttttctcttcttttttccatACAAAAGAGAAGATTACAATTGGAACTCCCAACTTAAAATGTCTGTCCAAACCTTCCAGTCTTACACAGGCGACGAGAACCGACTTGATTCCCTCTTATTACAAGAATACAACGAAACAAATTACATTACGAGCATGGACCAATTTGAGACACAGAAAAGAAACAACGTAATACAACATAGGACTAATGGCATGGTTGGTGATTTGTTTTTTGCTGCCAACAACTCCTTTTTGAGACATTAAGCCCACCTAGAAAATCACCATGGTTGCCTGACGAAAGCCAAATGAAAAATTACTGGAAGAATTTTCAAGGCAGGGTAGTAGTGGCGGCAGCCAGCTTGGCTCTCAGATCTTTTCTCAGTATCTTTCCTGACGGAGACTTGGGAATTGCATGAACGAAGTGCACCTTATGCAATTTCTTGTAGAAAACCACCTGTTTTGGCACATGATAACAAAGGGGTTTCATTACTTACAGGgaaatgtttcttttttttttttttctctttgtaagGAATTAGTGAAACATTACTTGTTTAGCTATGAATTCTTTGACGGCTTCTTCAGTAAGTTCAAACCCATTTGATCGAACCACAAATGCAACAGGAACTTCACCAGCAACTTCATCTTTTTGCCTGTTTGAGTTGCATAAAAACCATCCAAAATTATATCCATATTTAGCAATTAAGAGAAACTATATATATCAGCTGTGAATGAAAGGGAATTAAGCAAGTGGAAAGCACGTACGGAACTACAGCTGCATCTGCAATTGATGGATGGCTTACAAGGAGGGACTCAAGCTCAGCTGGTGGCACCTAAACAACAGgcaaaagaaattaatgtTGCTGCTACCAAAAGTTGAACGATAAAGAAATTAGTTCGGGAGAAACATACTTGGAAGCCTTTGAATTTGATGATTTCCTTTACTCTATCAACAATGAAAATCTCATCGCCATCATCCACATAACCTATGTCACCTGTATGAAGCCAACCCTCCACATCTATGGTAGTTGCTGTGGCCGAGGTATCATTCAAATAACCTACAATTTGTGCGTGAAAATGTTAAGACGACCAGGATTTTCAGAGACCAATTTTATGTATAGATCAATCAGTTTTGATGATATATTTCTCAACCTTTCATGATTTGGGATCCACGAATGCAAATCTCGCCAGGTTGATTGTAGCCAAGGGAGCAGCCGGTTTCAGGGTCAATGACCTTAAGCTCAGCATTCCTAACCACTGTGCCGCATGAGCCTGACTTGGTTGGGAATGGCTGCTTTGCAAATCCTAGGCACATGGATAGAACTGGTCCAGCCTCTGTCATTCCATACCCCTATGTTTGTGAAAAAAGATTTAGTTAATGCATTGTACACAGTACAGTATATAACCTGCACGATATgatacaaaaaacaaaattacatTTGCTTCCTAGAAACTGGGAGCAAACCCACGAAAATGCCCATAGATGCTTACTTGATATGCAGATTATTGGGCTTATATAAACTTTTGGGTCGAGACCCAATTAAGTCTGTACAACATGAGGGCCGAACAAATGACTTCTGGATTTGATAGATTGTTGGGACTTGGGACCTCAAATCGGCCCACTGAAATCTCCTCCAAGTTGATGGTACAGACTAGTGAAGTATTGGTGGaggagctttttttttaaaaaaaaaaaaaaaactcttataTATTTCACTATTGGTAAATTTCCATTAAAGATGTTGGATTTTGTTTAGTAGAAGGGGAATTGTATTTGTAAGcaaaaaaacaatatcattagaattttaaaatctaaaatctctttttACTTTAGGGAATTGGATAAGGTCACAACCTAAATCATACTCTgttttcattctctcttttttttcccttcttaACACAATTACTACGCTATTGCTAGCTTTCCAAAATACCATTCATCATCTGATCTAATAAAAAGTCCTTTTCATGAAggacacaaatgaaatgaatgCACAAGGACTACAgacctttttgttttttttttttaattcactTTTCCAGGGTACTTTTCTGATGGTAATTTGGATGTTGAAAGAGAGGGGACcgtacccactcttggctccAAACTCAATACTAGAAATCAACATTTCCTTACGTGGTCAGTAAATGCCCTCAGCATTGATTTGCATTCCTCAGTACTCTGAAGGAAAGACCACTCAATGCCATCCAGATATGACAAAAAAGGCCCTTTTAAATGGGACCTTATGTTTGGTTCAGACTGACCATATTGCCAtttatgcctttgtttttgGGATCTTGCACATGACTTTGGGTCAGTTTCCTCCTTCATTTTTCCAAAACTTTGGGGCAGTTGTGATCTTTTTATTAGGGATGTTGACGGGTACCCTATCCGGTTACATCGAGTTAGGGTACTCTATAAAAAGGTTCGGGTAGAGTTCGGATAGTGATTTTACTATCCGAATCGAATTTGGGTAGGGTTCGGATACCACCCCTTGGTACTCATTACTTGAACTCGATtactatttataaattttttattattattttaataattaaattaaaaatttataatttctaTCAACTTTAcaagtaatttttttgttaaaaactaacaaatatatgaaaagtatggttactctaattattaatatgatgacattaatatatttaaattaaaaaattattagattgttaattatgtttaaataatttgaatattatatcatattacaaaaaaatataattactattatatatatacttttaatatacaatatttactttctattttatgttaacattacaaaaattatgacttataaaattattaattataatatatatataccattatttatataatcttataatatatatacttaaagaaagctcttgagattagaatagttttggaatctaaatgttttttttttaatttcatgaaattaagaacaaatccttataattaattaaattaattcatgaaactattattattaattaaacttgtaatgtcttttaatatatatagtttatatattatgttaatttataagaaatataattactatttatatattaaaatattttttatatatgcgtgtgtatatatatatatataatgtaccttaaatataaatatatttactttttattttgtattaacattgcaaaaaattataactcataaaattattaattatagtatatatacttttgtttatataaacttataacatataaatctaAAGAGAAGTTATGAGATTAAAAAAGTTACTTGGATAATTGGGTACCCatgaagaagattttaataatttttttatttaatcaggTATTTAAACAGATTATGATAATTATAAAGTAGTAGGAATgtattagggttagggttaggataataatttttaaattattcaagtAATTAATAGAATTAAGgtagttaattttttataggGTTAGAGTTCGGATACTTCGAAATTATAAGGTACACGACCCGTTGACATCTTTACTTTTTATCCTTGATCCATCCATCATTatcatcattattattatattgattATAACCATAGGCCCTTTTAGTTGCCCAACTGCCTAAAAGAACTACAATTTCCTAGTTCTAAAAGCCCCTTGAGACtatttgatgatttgattCTTTTTATAAGCTAGAACATTACAATGATATAAATAGCAATGTTcctaagaagaaaaaagatagTGCCAAGAGTATCAACATAAGAAACTTGAAAACATATAGTTCTtttttgtatcaaaataagaaagaaaaataccaTCTACTCTTGTAAGTTTAGCCAAAAGGTAAGTGGGCATAAATCTTCTAAGTTAAAGGGTCTACTTTTGACACACATTATTAGAAGGAAAAGGGGCATTGGACCATTAATATAAGAATACGACATCCTGTTCCTAAGGCTTGTTTAGTTGTTTAATGGTTTAGTTGCGCCGCACTTTCAAGCAAGAGGATTATCAAACAGGGATTGAAATGTTTTCCCCAACTGTAGTTTAATTGAGGGGCACGTAGACATCACTTGGGGGGCTTCCTCCTATCTCCAAAAAAGGGCAATGAATCAATAGAGTCATGCGACTGACATGAGCTCTCACTATTCTCCAATTTTTTGCTTGtcaactttaatttattttgaaatactTTTTAccatttgttttaatttatttagtctCATCATTAAATAGAATCGAAATTTGATAAACACAAATGACATTACTTGATTcgaattatgaattttataaCTCATTTAACATGTCTTATatgtaattattaatttacaaataaaCCGTGGTTTAAATTTGGCATTAATTTAAAGTAGTGTAGAAAGGCATTTATCATTCTAATTTCTTTTCGTTACATTTCCGTTAACTTTTTAGAGGATAGTTTGATTCCTTAAAAAAAACCTACATTTCCTTTGTCAACTCCTTGTCGTTAATATGTAATTCtttaattaccaaaatgcccttgattTTCTcctaaaatatcaaaaaaccTCTACTT from Theobroma cacao cultivar B97-61/B2 chromosome 5, Criollo_cocoa_genome_V2, whole genome shotgun sequence carries:
- the LOC18599507 gene encoding NADH dehydrogenase [ubiquinone] iron-sulfur protein 6, mitochondrial, with product MAYSFLLKTIIRSSNLGSTTRNFSLVSSQISNHTAKWMQDTSKKSPMELINEVPPIKVEGRIVACEGDSNPALGHPIEFICLDLKEPAVCKYCGLRYVQEHHH
- the LOC18599508 gene encoding ATPase family AAA domain-containing protein 3, which encodes MAKTYAMGLISALAAASASSSLLSQTNNNIAFADGPFNFPLFSSPSPSSGSPQSSSGQLQSQPSVSPASTADKEASGSVRVRNDNPRTSSAGFDPEALERGAKALREISSSPNAKKSFELMKKQEETRQAELAEKAAEFKAMQAQAETERQRVIYDEQKKLTQHQAQTKSQMARYEDELARKRMQAENEYQRARNQELVKQQEESAIRQEQARRATEEQIQAQRRQTEREKAEIERETIRVRAMAEAEGRAHEAKLAEEVNRRILIDRANAEREKWVAAINTTFDHIGGGLRAILTDQNKLVVAVGGLTALAAGIYTTREGARVIWGYVDRILGQPSLIRESSRGKYPWSGIFSRAMSSLSRSGDKLSSSKNGIGFGDVVLHPTLQKRIQQLAGATANTKAHQAPFRNMLFYGPPGTGKTMAARELARKSGLDYALMTGGDVAPLGPQAVTKIHQLFDWAKKSKKGLLLFIDEADAFLCERNKTYMSEAQRSALNALLFRTGDQSKDIVLALATNRPGDLDSAVADRIDEVLEFPLPGEEERFKLLKLYLDKYIAQAGLRKSGVLQNLLKKQTQMIEIKGLTDDILREAAAKTEGFSGREIAKLMASVQAAVYGSENCVLDPSLFREVVDYKVAEHQQRRKLAAADGDRV